One Saccharopolyspora erythraea NRRL 2338 genomic region harbors:
- a CDS encoding sigma-70 family RNA polymerase sigma factor, with product MDENEFLADRFEAHRAHLRAVAYRMLGSHAEAEDAVQEAWLRLSRSDTSEVANLGGWLTTVVGRVCLDVLRSRKSRREDPRGVHLPDEVAGGRDPATPEQQAVLADSVGQALLVVLDTLEPAERLAFVLHDMFAVPYDEIAPVVGRSTAAARQLASRARRRVQGTSPAGGAGTTEGDAARRREVVDAFLTAARGGDLDALLAVLDPDVVLRADPAAVETAGASRAHGAPLLAGEIRGASAVADTFSGRARGAQPALVDGVLAATYAPGGTPRVVFGFAVEDGRIVGIDVIADPARLAELDVEPLEP from the coding sequence ATGGACGAGAACGAGTTCCTGGCCGACCGGTTCGAGGCGCACCGCGCTCACCTGCGCGCGGTGGCCTACCGGATGCTCGGCTCGCACGCCGAGGCCGAGGACGCGGTGCAGGAGGCCTGGCTGCGCCTCAGCCGCTCCGACACCTCCGAGGTGGCCAACCTGGGCGGCTGGCTGACCACCGTCGTGGGCCGGGTCTGCCTGGACGTGCTGCGCTCGCGGAAGTCGCGGCGCGAGGACCCGCGGGGCGTGCACCTGCCCGACGAGGTCGCGGGCGGGCGGGACCCCGCCACGCCCGAGCAGCAGGCCGTCCTGGCCGACTCGGTCGGGCAGGCGCTGCTGGTCGTGCTGGACACGCTCGAGCCCGCCGAACGGCTGGCGTTCGTACTGCACGACATGTTCGCGGTGCCCTACGACGAGATCGCCCCCGTCGTCGGCCGCAGCACCGCGGCCGCGCGCCAGCTGGCCAGCCGGGCCCGCCGCCGGGTGCAGGGCACCTCCCCCGCCGGCGGAGCCGGCACCACCGAAGGCGACGCGGCCCGCAGGCGCGAGGTCGTCGACGCCTTCCTGACCGCCGCCCGCGGCGGCGACCTCGACGCCCTGCTGGCGGTGCTCGACCCGGACGTCGTGCTGCGTGCCGACCCCGCGGCGGTGGAGACGGCCGGGGCGAGCCGGGCGCACGGCGCTCCGCTGCTGGCCGGCGAGATCCGCGGGGCCTCGGCGGTGGCCGACACCTTCTCCGGTCGCGCGCGCGGGGCGCAGCCCGCGCTCGTCGACGGCGTCCTGGCGGCCACCTACGCACCGGGCGGGACGCCGCGCGTGGTGTTCGGCTTCGCCGTCGAGGACGGCCGGATCGTCGGCATCGACGTCATCGCCGACCCCGCCCGCCTGGCCGAGCTCGACGTCGAACCCCTCGAGCCCTGA